The window AATTTTGTTATCTAATAAAAAATCAACAAAATAATTTTTAATTTATATATGCTTTAGCTTCTTCTATTAAATAATAAGCAGAAAAGAAACTATACTTATCACTAATTATTTATCGGTTATCAATATATTTTTATATATAGAATAAATTTTAACCTTTAAAATTAACTTCATAAATTCATTTAAAGGATGAATCTAAATTCTTAATCATTACATATAATCTCTCTTATATTACTTAGTATCTTATTCATTTTAATATCATATTCATCAACTACCACCTGCTCGATAATTTGAAAATCAAAACAGATAGCTACTCTATTAATAGTTAAGTCTTGAGATAATAATCTATCATAATATCCTCCTCCATATCCCAAACGATTCCCATCCTTATCAAAAGCAAGTCCTGGACAGATAACCAAATTAACCTCAGGAAAATTTACTAATCTCCTGTATTCTTTCTTAGGCTCTAAGATTCCATAACTACCTCTGATCAATTCTCTATCATAATCCTTCAATTCTGATAATTCAAGCTTATTCTCCTTTAAATTAGTAATTGGAACAACTACTCTCTTCCCTAGTTTAAGAGCCTCTTTAATCATTGCTTCAGTTTTGACTTCATTCTTAAAGGATATAAAGAACATTATCGTTTTAGCAGCTTTGAACTCTGCTAAATTAAATAGTTTAACTTTAATTTTATTACTTTTATCTATTATATCTTCTCGATTAAGTTGACTTCTTAAATTTAACATCTCTTGTCGCTGCTTTTTTTTGGTTTTTTTCATTGATTAGCATCCTCTACTTTTTAACCTTTATTATAAGGGAAGTGATAGTTAATTGCAAGAATAATGGGCAACTTCTAATTAAAGATCAATATAGATAATGATGGTTAATAAGGGTATTGCGATACTTTTACTTTTTGAAAAGCAGACAAAATCTTAGGTTGTAGCCCAAGACTACTTTCTACAGGCGCGCCTAAGGGCGCCTTACTTTTGGCATTGCCCCAAAAGCAAGCAAACCTACGGGTTCATTCTTAAATTTATTATGAAAGGTTTTTAGTAAAAACCTGTAGAGAACCCTTCGTGATAAACCTAGTCTAGAAAAGAATTAACCTACAGGTTAAAGGGTAAACCCTTCGTAGTTCCCCAACTAAGACTCTTCGTGGCAGAGCCTACTCACTCCGCAACCAATATCTATTGAGGTTAAAAAATATAGAAATTCTACTTCAAAGATTCCATTGTTATTGTTTTTAAGAGTACTTGCTTCGTTCAAACATAAAGAAAACTTAGTGAAGTAAGTGTTTTTCTTACTAAACTTTAGTTGAACTTATCCTTTAGGGCTAATTCTTTTCGCCTTTAAAGACATGAACACTCTAGGTTGATATAAAAAGTATCACATTATCTCTCTACTGTATCATCTATCTACTAAAACAAAGTATAGTATATATTGCAAAGTCAACCTCTTTATCCTATTACAAAAAATAAAAAAATCCAGCATTTCAGCTAGATAAAAATTGTCCCGCAGTGCCGTACTAGATTTTGTATTTTGCTCTTAGCTTCAAAGTGGGTGCCCTCCCATCTGCTTTATACTTCCTCTCTAGTTGGAGGCTTGTACGCCACAAATGAAGTCCAGGCTCCCTTATATTATGGTGTTGGGCAAAATATTAATCCGATCTCGAACACCGCAGGACATTTATATTAAGTTTTTTTATGTCTTCCCTTAACTCTATTAAGATAATAACATACTTTGATATTTATCGCAAGTGAAATTGCTTAATAATTTATGGAAAATTAATCAATTATCTAGTAATTATTACCAGTAGGGTTGCTTACAGATAGATATAATTTAGTCTATCTCTATCTCTTCTTCTACCTCTATACCTAGCTCTTCTAATTGAGCTTCTGCTACCATTGCTGGTGCTTCTGTTAATAGACAAGTAGCTCTTTGAGTTTTTGGAAATGGAATTACGTCACGAATAGTCTCTAGTCCACCAAGTAACATTACAAGTCTATCAAGCCCAAAAGCAATTCCTCCATGTGGTGGAGCACCATATTGGAAGGCTTCTAATAAGAAACCAAACTTCTCTTCAATCTCCTCTTCATCCATATTTAATAAATTGAAGATTTTAGCCTGTAATTGACTATTATTGATTCTGATACTTCCTCCCCCAATCTCAATACCATTCAATACCAAATCATAAGCTTGAGAAAGAACCTTGCCAGCGTTCTCCTTATCTAATAAATCGATATCCTCTTCTCTAGGCATTGTAAATGGATGATGTAATGCAACATACCTCTTAGCATCTTCATCCCACTCTAATAATGGGAAATCAGTTATCCAAACAAATTTAAATTCATCTTGGTCAATTAGATCTAACTCTTTTCCAATCTTCAATCTTAAGTTACCTAAAGAAGCTGCTACAACCTTTGGAGTATCAGCTACAAATAATAATAAGTCTCCTGTCTCAGCTCCCATAGCATCTAACATATTATTTAATTCTTCTTCAGCTAAAAACTTAGCTATTGGAGACTGTACTCCATCCTCTTTAATCTTCATCCAAGCAAGACCTTTAGCACCATAGATTCCAGCAAAGTCAGTCAACTCATCGATATCCTTGCGGGAGAAATCTACTCCACCTTTGACATTGATACCTTTAACCTGTCCACCTTTAGCAATGGTACCACTGAATACTTTAAACTCTGCATCTTTAACTACCTCAGATACATCGATCAACTCTAAACCAAAGCGGATATCTGGTCTATCACTTCCAAAGCGTTCCATAGCTTCATGATAGCTCATATGTGGAAATTCCGTTGGAGCTTCAAATCCAGCAACTTTAAATATCTCTTGGATCATACCTTCAATTAAATTCATAATCTCTTCTTGGTTCATAAATGACATTTCCATATCAATCTGAGTAAACTCTGGTTGACGGTCCGCCCTTAAATCTTCATCTCTAAAGCAACGAACTATTTGATAGTATCTCTCTAAGCCTGCTACCATCAATAACTGCTTAAATAACTGTGGTGATTGAGGTAGAGCAAAGAATTGCCCTTTGTTGACACGACTTGGTACCAAGAAATCTCTTGCCCCCTCTGGAGTACTCTTAGTCAACATCGGTGTCTCAATATCTAAGAAGTCCTTGTTATCTAGATAATTTCTAACAGCTTGCTTAACCTTATGGCGCAAGATAATATTATCTTGCATCGGCTTTCTTCTTAAGTCCAGATACCTATACTTTAATCGCATCTCTTCACTGGAGTTGATATCATCTTCAACTTGAATTGGAGGAGTTTGAGCCTTATCTAAGATATGTAATTTTTCAGCATAAATCTCAACTGCTCCAGTTGCTAAATCTTCATTAATCATCCCTTCAGGTCTAGCAATAACCTCACCAGTGATGGCTATAACAAACTCTTTTCTTAGTTCATCTGCAACCTCAAACATCTCTTTAGATACTTCTGGACTAAATACTACCTGTACTAATCCGAATCTATCCCTTAAATCTATAAAGATTACTCCTCCATGGTCTCTTCTACGATTAACCCAACCCATTAGAGTTATCTTCTCTCCTACATGCTCTCTTCTCACATCGCCACAATAGCAGCTTCTCTTTAATCCTTTCATCCTTCAATTACCTCCCAATTAGTCTATACGCTTTGTCATCTCTTCAACTAGATTTTCTAATTTAATTTCTACTTGTTCACCAGATTTCATATTTTTAATAGTAGCTACTCCGTTATCCAACTCATCTTCACCTAAGATAATACTATAATTAGCATTACTTCTATCAGCAGCCTTCATTTGAGATTTGACACTTCTACCTAAGTAATCCATCTCTACCTTCAAGTCAGCCTTACGCAGCTTAGCTAAATACTTAAAGGCTTCCTCTTCTGCCCTCTCACCAATAGTAGTAATAAATAAATCTATACTATCATCTATTGGTAGCTCAATGCCTTGCTCTTCTATGGTTAACAAAATTCTCTCCATACCCATAGCAAATCCTATCCCCGGGATATCCTTGCCACCAATCTCTTCAGCTAATCCATCATAACGACCTCCACCAAAGATAGTATCTTGAGCACCCAATCCTTTATATATTACTTCAAAGGCTGTTTTAGTATAGTAGTCTAATCCTCTTACTAAATTAGCATCAAGGATATAATCGATCCCCAATAAGTCTAAGTGCTTCTTGACACTAGCAAAATGTGTTTCACACTCTTCACATAACTCTTCATAAATCTTAGGTGCTTTTGCCATAAACTCTTTATCCCTATCTGCTTTACAATCTAAGATACGTAAAGGATTTCGTTTATAGCGATTTTGGCAATCAGAACATAGCTCTTCAAGATATGGCTTAAAGTAATCCACCATTTTCTCTCTATATGCCTTCCGACATTCTGGACAGCCCACACTATTTAAATGTAACTCTAAATCCTTCAAACCTAACTCCTCTAATAAATGAATACCTAAAGAGATAATTTCAGCATCTATTGCTGGATTATCTGCCCCTAACACCTCTGCTCCTAATTGGTGAAACTCTCTATAACGACCAGCTTGTGGTCTTTCATATCTGAACATCGAACCTATGTAAAAGTACTTAGTTGGTTGAGCTTGTCCATAAATCTTATTTTCTAAAAATGCCCTTACTACAGAAGCTGTTCCCTCTGGACGCAAAGTGATACTTCTACCACCTTTATCTTCAAAGGTGTACATCTCCTTTTCTACAATATCAGTAGTCTCTCCAATTCCTCGTTGAAACAATGCCGTCTCTTCAAAGATTGGTGTTCTAATCTCTTTATAGTTATAGCTGCTAAATATTTTCTTTGTTAAATTTTCTAGATACTGCCATTTGACTGTATCTTCAGGGAATATATCCTTAGTTCCCCTTGGGGCTGTAATACCCATCTTATCCCTCCTAAAATATTGAAAATAGTACATAAAATTTAGTAGTAGGGGCGTAATAAATTACGCCCCTACCTAAAAGTTACTCTGCACTCTCTTCTTTAGTTTCTTCCTTTTTTGATTTTTCTCTTTCTTGTTTTGCTTCTTCTTGCTTCTTGCTTTGGATTTCTTTTACCTTCTCCATTTGGGCTTTTGCTTTATCTTCAAGACCCATTTGGCTATAGATATTTACTAATCTATATTGAGCCATGATATCATCACCAGCTAGTTTGGAGAATATTTCATACTGCTTAAGTGCTTTCTCATTATTCTCTTGGTTTCTATAAGCATCACCTAACGCTAAATGTAACTCAGCATTATTCTCATTATTGGCTAATCCGTTTTGATAAACTTCAATCGCTTTATCAAATTTTTCATCTTTTGAATATAGGTTAGCTAAGCTTACATAAAAATCAACTTGTTCAGGATAATTTTCAATCGCCTCTTGGTAAGTTGAAATTACCTCTTCTTGATTTCCATTCTTTTGATAAACTTGAGCTAAATTATGATATAGATAGTATGCCCCTTGATTATTGGCAATAGCAGCTTTGTAGTTATTAATTGCTGTTTCAAAATTACCTTTTCTTGCTGCATCAAAGGCATTGACCTCTTGGTCTTCAATTACAATTTTAGCATTATCTCTAACTTCTTCTAACCAATTATTAACGGCTTCTTTCTCTTTTTGAGCCACTAATTTATCTTTTAGCTCTTCTTTCTTCTCTTCGAATTCTTTTCCAGTAGCTTCTTTCTTATCAGTTACCTTAATAATATGATAACCAAATTCTGTCTTAACTAAATCACTGACTTCTCCAACTTCCATAGAGAATGCAGCCTCCTCAAAGGGCTTAACCATTCTACCACGAGTAAAGGAACCTAACTCTCCACCTCTAGAAGCAGATGGTCCTTCTGAATAATCCTTGGCCAATTTAGCAAAGTCTTCTCCAGCTTTAGCTTTTGCTAATACTTCTTCAGCCTTGGCTTTAGCTTCTGCATCTTCTTTATCATCAGTCTTAATTAAAATATGGCTAGCAGTAACCTCTTCATATTGTTTAGCAAGCTCTTGATCACTTACCTCTACATTAGCTTTTACTGCATCTAACATTGCTTCAATTCTCTTTTGAGTAACCATATTCTCTCTAATATTATTCTTTACATCTTCAATTGTTTGTCCATTCTTCTTAATGATTTCTTCAAATTCTTCTTTAGAAGAAGCATAATACTCAATCACCTTATCTAATTGAGTTTGAACATCTTCATCAGTAATCTCTGGTTCAATATTCTTCTTCTTAGCTTCTTGAATAATTAGCTTTTGATTAATTATATTGTCTAAAATATTAGCCTTTAATCCTACTACTTGATTTGGAGCAATCTGTCCTTGGTATTGGCGTAAATAACCTTGTAATTGATAAGCATATTCTTCATAAGGTACCTCTTCACCATTTACAGTTGCTACAGCTTTATCAAATTTTTGAGCATAAGCCTCTTGTTGAACTCCACCCTTTCCCCCTGGAGTATTCAAATAAACCAATGCGCCTGTTGCAACAAAAGCAACCACTACTACATAAATTATAGCTTTTGTATGCTTTCTTAATAAATCCATCATAATTATATTTTCCTCCCTCTATATATTTAATTAAAAGCTTTACCATAAACTGTAGCCTATAGCTTATAGCCTTAAATTCTCATAAATAGGCTGCTAATAAAGAATCTTGAAATAAGACAACTAAGTTATATTGTAACGTATCAAAGTTAAGATGTCAATTTCAGCTATTTTGATAAAGAAGATAATTCAACCTTGAGAAGATGATTATGGTATAAATAAGCAAAAATAACACCTATTTAATATAAAATCTCCTCAATTTGCTTATTTTTTGAATTGTTCTTTCTTCAATTTCACTACTATATTGTTCAGGAAATTTGGGGTTATATAACCGCTCTAAAGACCAGTTCTCAGGATTAATTAATTTAGTTATTGCTCCACCACCAAGTCCGATTACCGTTTCTCTCTCTTCCATCATTATAATATTATAAATAGATTCCTCTCCAGGTTTAGCATATCCCACATTCTCTAAGTTACCTAAAATATGCTTCTGTCTATACATATAATAAGGTATTAAGCCTAAATTCTTTGCCAACTCTTCTGTTAAGTATATCATCTCTTCTACTTCCCTAGCAGAAGATAAGTCAGTATCATCTAAATTCTTCTTTAAACGAGAAGCACGTTTAATTGCCAATGTATGTACAGTGAAACTATCAGGTTTAAGCTTTTCAATCTCTTTTAGGGTATGTTTAACATCAGAAATATCTTCATCAGGAAGTCCAATAATAATATCCATATTAATATTATCAAAGCCAATCTCTCTAGCTAAATTAAAGGACTCAATTACCTCTTCAACAGTATGTCGTCGTCCAATCTGATCTAAAGTTACTTGATTCATAGTTTGGGGATTGATACTTACTCGCTTAACCCCATGGTCTTTTAAGAGTTCTAGCTTAGCTTTATCAATTGTATCAGCTCTACCTGCCTCAACAGTAAATTCTCTTAATTTAGGATGAACAAAATACTCCTTTAATAATCTTATCAGCTTATCTAGCTCTCTAGTAGATAAGACTGTTGGAGTTCCCCCTCCAATATAAAGGGTATCTACCTCTAGCCCTAGCTCATTAACCACTTTACCTATCTTTTCTATCTCATAGCAGAGAGATTCTAGAAAATCTGGCATATATCTTCTATTCTTTTCGATAGGATAGGAAGCAAAGGAGCAATAATTACATCTAGTTGGGCAAAAGGGGATTCCTACATAGATACTGACTTTATTCTTAGCATCCTTTGGATTAGGAAGATAGTTACGTTCTAACTTAATCACACCTAGTAGTAAATCTCTCTTCTTCTTAGATACTCCATAGATATCCTCTAAATAATTATCTATTGTCTGATAATCTAGTCCCCTATCTAATAAATAATGTCCAATTTTAGTTGGACGCACCCCAACTAGAATCCCCCAAGGGCTTATCTTTTTCTTTAAATATTTACTCAATAATCTATAAAGACTTAATTTAAGCCTCTCTTTAATCCTTTTAGAAAAATCATCTTCACTATAGATATCAGCTAGAATCTCTTTATCTTTAATATTCTCCTCTAAAGGATTATCGCCTTTAAGGTAACTATTAACCTCAATTCCATCAGAAGTATCTAGTTCACAAATAACTGTTACTCCATCTATTTCTTCCTCTATATAGTGCAGTTCTACTTCTGGCAATAATATCTCTAATGTGTCTTTAACTGATTGATAATATTTTGGATTTATATCTAGATTTACTTTCATGTTAAAAATCCTCTCTAGTATAAATTAGCTACTAGCTGATAGCTAATAGCCAATAGCATTTATTACTTATATATATGAGTTCTCACTTCTAGCACGATTTAAAGTACTCTCTGGACCATGACCTGGGCATATCTTTAAATCCTCTTTAAATTCTAATATTCTTTCTATAGACTTCCTTAAAGCAGAGTAAGAACCCATTGGAAAATCGGTTCTACCAACCCCTCTAGCAAAGATAGTGTCACCTGTAAATAGGATATTCTCTAACTTAAGGCAGATACTACCTGGTGTATGACCTGGAGTATGGATTACTGAAAAGACTAAACTACCACACTCTATCTCTTCACCATCCTCTAACAATCTATCAGCCTTAGGACACTCCAACTGCTGCCCCATCTCCCCTATAAAGAAGGATAAATTCAACTCTGAATTCTGCAGAAATTCAGCATCATCCTTATGAATCAATAATTGAGCATCGGTTTCCTCTAATAATTGAGAATTAGCAGCAATATGATCATTATGCCCATGAGTATTGATAACATACTTAACCTTTAAATTATTATCATTAATAACCTTTAAAATAGCCTTTGCTTGTGCTCCAGGATCTATCACAACCGCCTCTTTACTCTCTTCATCAGCAACAATATAACAGTTAACACTTAATGCTCCTACAGCTAACCTCTTAATAAACATCTCCCTACTCTTTCCTCCTCAAAATTAAAAATCTTTCTTACTATCTAATAGGATAGTAACAGGACCATCATTAATTAAAGTAACCTTCATATGGGTTTTAAATTCACCAGTCTCTACCCTCAACCCAAAAGTTTTAATATAAGAAAGAAATTCTTCGTAAAGTTTTTCTGCTTCTTGAGGTGGAGCTGCTAAATCAAAGCTAGGTCTTCTTCCTTTACGACAGTCGCCATATAAAGTAAATTGGGAGACAACTAACAGCTCTGCACCTATATCTAAGGCAGATAGGTTCATCCTACCATCTTGACCAGAAAAGATTCTTAGGTTAACTATCTTATCTACTAAATAGTTAATATCTTCTACATTATCATCTTTTCCTATTCCCAAGAAAATAAGTAAACCCTTCTTAATCTCTCCTACCTTCTTAGCTTCCACTTCAACATCACTAGAACTTACCCTCTGTAAAACTGCTCTCATTTATCGTCCTCCTATAATCAAGCAGGATTTGCCCGTTGTACATTTAGTACTCCATCAATATCTTCTAATTTACGGATAATATCCTTCATATGCTCTAAGCTGCTTATCTCTAAAGAGAGGTTAATATAAGCTAGCAGATTCTTAGTAGCGCGGGCATTAATTGATGTTATATTTACTTTAGCTTCTGAAATAACAGTAGTTACATCATTTAATAGTGAGTGCTTATTCCAGGCTTCAATCTTCAACTCAACCTCATAAGAGGTCTGTTGGTCTACATACCACTCTACTCCAACAATTCTCTCTTCTTCAGTCTCTTCTAAGTTCTTAAGGTTAGGACAATCTCCTCTATGAACAGATACTCCACGCCCTCTAGTAATATAACCGACTATATCATCACCAGGAACTGGATTACAACATTTAGAGATTCTAACTAAAAGACCATCCATCCCTTTAACCTTAATCCCTTTGTTCTGACGTTTTCTCTTAATAATTCTCTTCTTTCTTAATTTATCAAGCTCATATTCTGGACAATCTTGTTTTTCTGGTGGGATTAATCTTTTGACTACCTGAGAGACTGAGAATTTATTATAGCCAATCCCTGCATAGAGACCCTCAACATTAGCAACCCCTAGTTTCTTAGCTATCTCTTCTAACTTTTTAGTCTTTTCTGCTTCTTTTAAAGTAAAGTTCTCTTTTTTCAATCGTGATTCTAACATCTCTTTACCCTTAATACTTGACTCTTCTTTACGTTGCTCTTTAAACCAATGCTTAATCTTACTCTTAGCTCGAGAGGTCTTAACAAAATTGAGCCAATCTCGACTAGGTCCACTATTATTAGAGGTCAATATCTCTATAATATCACCATTTTTTAAACGATATTCTAGAGGAATAATCTTCCCATTAACCTTAGCCCCAACACAAGTATGACCTATATCGGTATGAATATTATATGCAAAATCTACAGGGCTAGCACCATAAGGAAGAGAAATTACATCACCTTTAGGGGTAAAAACAAAGACTTCATCTTCAAAAAGATCAATCTTTAAGTTCTCCATAAACTCTTTAGCATCATTTAAATCCTTCTGCCACTCTAATAATTGGCGTAACCAAGAAATCTTCCTTTCAAAATCTTCGTCCTTCTTATTCCCTTCCTTATAACGCCAGTGGGCAGCAATACCGTATTCAGCAGTACGATGCATCTCCCAAGTTCTAATCTGAATCTCCAAAGGTTCCCCCTTAGGACCAATTACAGTCGTATGAAGGGACTGATACATATTAGATTTTGGCATAGCTACATAATCCTTAATTCTACCTGGCATCGGATTCCACAGTTCATGGATAATCCCTAAGACCTGATAACATTCCTTAACAGAAGTAACTATTACCCGTAAAGCAGTTAAGTCATAGATTTCCTTAAACTCTTTTCCATATTTAATCATCTTTTGATAAATACTATATAGATGCTTTGGTCTACCATAAAGGTCAGCTTCAATATCTACCTCTTTAAGCTTGTCATTTAAAGTAGATATAATATTTTCAATATATGCTTCCCTTTCTGCCCTATTTTTAGCTACCTTTCTAGCTAATTCATAGTAATGATTAGGCTCTAAATATCTAAAGCTTAAATCTTCTAACTCCCACTTCAAATGAGAGATTCCTAATCTATGAGCTAAAGGAGCATAAATTTCAAGGGTTTCAGTAGCTTTTATAATCTTCTTCTCTTTAGGTAAGTATTTTAATGTTCTCATATTGTGAAGTCTATCAGCTAATTTAATTAGAATTACTCTAATATCCTTAGCCATAGCCAAGAACATCTTACGCAAGCTCTCAGCTTGATGCTCTTCACGAGATTTGAAATCTATCTTACTTAGCTTTGTAACACCATTAACAAGCAGCTCTACCTCTGGACCAAACTCTTCTCTTAATTCCTCTGCAGTTACTTCAGTATCTTCAACTACATCATGTAAGATAGCAGCGGCAATAGAGATTACATCAAGCTCTAATTCTGCCATTATTTTAGCTACTTGTAAAGGATGACTAACAAAAGGTTCACCAGAAACTCTATATTGACCTTCATGGGCATCTTTAGCAAAGTAATAAGCCTTCTTGACCAATTCGATATTCGGGTTTTCAGTATAACTGCTTATTTTTGCTAATAATTGTTCTAAAGCCATAGCTTATTGCTCCTTTATCAATAGATTAAATGTTTCTGTTTATTCATCAATAATTAAAGAAAAAACTTCATAATCTCCTATCTTCTCTCTACCATCTAAAAATCCTAGTTCCATCAAAAATGCAATCTCAACAACCTCTCCACCTAACTGTTCAACTAAATCTACGGTAGCCTTTACAGTTCCACCAGTAGCCAATAAATCGTCAACAATTAAGACCTTCGCACCTTGCTCGATAGCATCTTTATGTATCTCAATAATATTACTTCCATATTCTAGATCATATTCAGTCTTAACTACATCACCAGGTAATTTACCTTCTTTTCTAACTGGTACAAATCCTTTATCTAATTTTAATGCTAGAGGAGCACCTATTAAAAATCCTCGTGCTTCTATCCCTAAGATCAAATCGATATCTTTACTTTCATATCGCTCAGCAATTCTATTAATAGCCTCTTTGTAAGCTGCTGGATCTTTTAGTAAAGTAGTAATATCCTTAAAAGCGATACCCTCCTTAGGAAAATCTGGAATAGTTCTTATCTTATCTGCTAAATTCAACATTCTTCTCCCCTTTCAATTTTATAAACCTTTTTGGATAAATTGGTTGGTTAATTAAATTTAATAGTTTCTCTGGTGATTCTTGTAAAGCAAACCTTTTAAACTCAACAAAAGCCTGCTTATCTTCAATACCTTCATTATATCTTATTGAGCTGCTTAAGTCTAGTTTTACCTCAGGTCTTGGATGTAGTTGAATTATTCTGCCCCCTTCTTGAATTCTAGTTAGAAGCTTCAATTCCTCTAAAATCCCTAATCCTGCAGAAACAGTACTTGCTTGTACCGCTTTCTTTATCTTCTGATTTATCTCATCGGCTAACTCTTGGTTAGTAGCAAACACCTCTCTATCTTTGGTCTGCAATTTATTTAAAACAATATATAATTGAGCTAAAACTTCCCTATCAGGAGCCATAATATCTAAGATAAACTCATTGATTCTAGCATCCTGCTGTCCATATAAGAGGTGAATATATGACTCTTTGCCATCACGTCCAGCCCTTCCACTTTGCTGATTAAATTCAGTTCGATTGAAGTTCAAATGATATAAAATAATATGCCTAATATCAGGGATATCAATCCCTTCACCAAAAGCACTAGTAGAGATAACCACTTTTATCTCTCCATCTCTAAATTTCTCTTCTACCAATACCCTCTCTTGATTGGTCAATCCAGCATTATAAAAGACAATCTGTTGGGCTAAGAAGGGATTAATTTCCCTTAATTTAGTAGCTAGTTCAATACTCTTTTCTCGGCTATTGACATAGATAATAACCTTCTCACCTTTAGCAATTATATCATCAATATAAGCATCTTTATCAACAGCATTTCTGTTATCAATTAACTTTAGATTAGTACGAACATGAGGGTCAATTATCAAATTATCTATCTCCAAAGAGTTGACTATCTCTTTGGCAACCTGATCATTAGCAGTAGCTGTTACCGCTAAAACTAAAGGGTTTTCTAATTCTGCTAATAGCTTAGGTATCCTCTTATAAGTTGGTCTAAACTGATTAGATGCTAAACCAATATGATGGCTCTCGTCAACCACAAAGAAGCCTATTCTATCTTTAATAGTTTTAAATCTGTCTAAATTATATTCAATAAATTCAGGAGTAGTTAGTAGTACATCAACTTGGTTACTATTTAGAGCTTGATTCAACTCTTCTCTTTCTTTTATAGTCAATGATCCATTTCCTTTATAGACTCTAAGCCCTAAAGGTGCTAACTTATCCTGTAACGAGCTATATTGGTCATTAACTAAGGCCCTTAGAGGATAAATGATTATTGTCATCAAATTAGATTTTATAGCTTGAAAAGCTGAAAAGCTTTGAAAGACTGCTGATTTGCCCCTTCCAGTTCCAAAGATAGCTAAAGTATTATTTCCTTTGAATAAACTATCAAGAGCTTCTGCTTGTTTTGGTCTAAAACTATAATCTCCAATTAATGACTTTCTAATCTCTTCTAAAATTTCAGCTTCGGATTTGGTAGCAAGTTTAGCTCGATATAATCTAAGCTCTGCATCCTCTTTCTTATCAAAATAATCTGTATCCTTCTCTATAAATAGATTGACACCTAAGCTTCTGCCATCCTCTCCCCCTGTTATATCAGAGACAATAGCTTTATATTTAATTCCATTATCTAAATAAGGGGCTAAATGTTTAGCCAACTCAGCTTTAAGAAAGCCAATCTGTTCTTTACTCTTTGTCAATACTTTAATAGCATTAGAGTCATATTTATTATCTGGCTCTCTTTGTAAAGATAGTAGATCTCCTTTATTGACTTCTCTTTTAATTATCTCTTGCCTA of the Orenia metallireducens genome contains:
- a CDS encoding 5-formyltetrahydrofolate cyclo-ligase encodes the protein MKKTKKKQRQEMLNLRSQLNREDIIDKSNKIKVKLFNLAEFKAAKTIMFFISFKNEVKTEAMIKEALKLGKRVVVPITNLKENKLELSELKDYDRELIRGSYGILEPKKEYRRLVNFPEVNLVICPGLAFDKDGNRLGYGGGYYDRLLSQDLTINRVAICFDFQIIEQVVVDEYDIKMNKILSNIREIICND
- the aspS gene encoding aspartate--tRNA ligase; translation: MKGLKRSCYCGDVRREHVGEKITLMGWVNRRRDHGGVIFIDLRDRFGLVQVVFSPEVSKEMFEVADELRKEFVIAITGEVIARPEGMINEDLATGAVEIYAEKLHILDKAQTPPIQVEDDINSSEEMRLKYRYLDLRRKPMQDNIILRHKVKQAVRNYLDNKDFLDIETPMLTKSTPEGARDFLVPSRVNKGQFFALPQSPQLFKQLLMVAGLERYYQIVRCFRDEDLRADRQPEFTQIDMEMSFMNQEEIMNLIEGMIQEIFKVAGFEAPTEFPHMSYHEAMERFGSDRPDIRFGLELIDVSEVVKDAEFKVFSGTIAKGGQVKGINVKGGVDFSRKDIDELTDFAGIYGAKGLAWMKIKEDGVQSPIAKFLAEEELNNMLDAMGAETGDLLLFVADTPKVVAASLGNLRLKIGKELDLIDQDEFKFVWITDFPLLEWDEDAKRYVALHHPFTMPREEDIDLLDKENAGKVLSQAYDLVLNGIEIGGGSIRINNSQLQAKIFNLLNMDEEEIEEKFGFLLEAFQYGAPPHGGIAFGLDRLVMLLGGLETIRDVIPFPKTQRATCLLTEAPAMVAEAQLEELGIEVEEEIEID
- the hisS gene encoding histidine--tRNA ligase, which produces MGITAPRGTKDIFPEDTVKWQYLENLTKKIFSSYNYKEIRTPIFEETALFQRGIGETTDIVEKEMYTFEDKGGRSITLRPEGTASVVRAFLENKIYGQAQPTKYFYIGSMFRYERPQAGRYREFHQLGAEVLGADNPAIDAEIISLGIHLLEELGLKDLELHLNSVGCPECRKAYREKMVDYFKPYLEELCSDCQNRYKRNPLRILDCKADRDKEFMAKAPKIYEELCEECETHFASVKKHLDLLGIDYILDANLVRGLDYYTKTAFEVIYKGLGAQDTIFGGGRYDGLAEEIGGKDIPGIGFAMGMERILLTIEEQGIELPIDDSIDLFITTIGERAEEEAFKYLAKLRKADLKVEMDYLGRSVKSQMKAADRSNANYSIILGEDELDNGVATIKNMKSGEQVEIKLENLVEEMTKRID
- a CDS encoding peptidylprolyl isomerase; protein product: MMDLLRKHTKAIIYVVVVAFVATGALVYLNTPGGKGGVQQEAYAQKFDKAVATVNGEEVPYEEYAYQLQGYLRQYQGQIAPNQVVGLKANILDNIINQKLIIQEAKKKNIEPEITDEDVQTQLDKVIEYYASSKEEFEEIIKKNGQTIEDVKNNIRENMVTQKRIEAMLDAVKANVEVSDQELAKQYEEVTASHILIKTDDKEDAEAKAKAEEVLAKAKAGEDFAKLAKDYSEGPSASRGGELGSFTRGRMVKPFEEAAFSMEVGEVSDLVKTEFGYHIIKVTDKKEATGKEFEEKKEELKDKLVAQKEKEAVNNWLEEVRDNAKIVIEDQEVNAFDAARKGNFETAINNYKAAIANNQGAYYLYHNLAQVYQKNGNQEEVISTYQEAIENYPEQVDFYVSLANLYSKDEKFDKAIEVYQNGLANNENNAELHLALGDAYRNQENNEKALKQYEIFSKLAGDDIMAQYRLVNIYSQMGLEDKAKAQMEKVKEIQSKKQEEAKQEREKSKKEETKEESAE